From one Culex quinquefasciatus strain JHB chromosome 3, VPISU_Cqui_1.0_pri_paternal, whole genome shotgun sequence genomic stretch:
- the LOC6050157 gene encoding acetyl-coenzyme A synthetase, translated as MPSEPKLFNPHPDVAEKAYINSMDQYREYYRQSVENPAQFWSNVAKQFHWETPYDPQNFMSYNFDISKGPIFVKWMEGASTNISYNLLDRNVRNGLGDTVAYYWEGNHPDDYSRLTYRKLLEEVCRFANVLKAHGVQKGDRVSIYMPMVMELPVAMLACARIGAVHSIVFAGFSSDSLAERMHDCQAKVLITADGAWRGEKILHLKNICDEAMTKAEEMGHRVGTCVVVSHINRVTPGNSAWDGEFDTPWTDDRDFWWHQEMEEADTSCYPEWMAAEDPLFMLYTSGSTGKPKGVLHTTAGYLLYAATTFKIVFDYKPHDVYWCTADIGWITGHTYVLYGPLANGATSVMFEGSPFFPENDRYWEVVDKYKVTQFYTAPTAIRSLMKYGDEPVLKHDLSTLRVLGSVGEPINPEAWMWYYKVVGKEKCSIVDTFWQTETGGHVITPLPGATPMKPGSASFPFFGVKPTLLDESGNEVKGEGEGYLVFSQPWPGMMRTLFNNHPRYESTYFSKFNGFYCTGDGARRDADGYYWVTGRVDDMLNVSGHLMSTAEVESVLTEHTRVSEAAVVSRPHPVKGECLYCFITPNQNEVFDKTLINELKVLVRERIGPFAQPDVIQHAPGLPKTRSGKIMRRVLRKVAVNDREIGDTSTLADEAIIEQLFANRPVA; from the exons ATGCCCTCTGAACCGAAACTGTTTAACCCGCACCCGGATGTGGCCGAAAAGGCGTACATCAACAGTATGGACCAGTACCGGGAGTACTACCGCCAGTCGGTGGAGAATCCCGCCCAGTTCTGGAGCAATGTGGCCAAGCAGTTCCACTGGGAGACCCCGTACGACCCGCAGAACTTCATGTCGTACAACTTTGACATCTCCAAGGGGCCGATCTTCGTCAAGTGGATGGAGGGCGCCTCGACCAACATCAGCTACAACCTGCTCGATCGGAACGTCCGGAACGGCCTTGGCGACACGGTGGCCTACTACTG GGAAGGCAACCACCCGGACGACTACAGCCGGCTGACGTACCGCAAGCTGCTCGAGGAGGTATGCCGGTTCGCGAACGTGCTCAAAGCGCACGGCGTCCAGAAGGGTGACCGCGTGTCGATCTACATGCCCATGGTCATGGAACTTCCGGTGGCGATGCTCGCCTGTGCCCGCATCGGCGCCGTCCACTCCATTGTG TTTGCCGGCTTTTCGTCGGACTCGCTGGCCGAGCGGATGCACGACTGTCAGGCCAAGGTGCTGATCACGGCCGATGGGGCTTGGCGTGGCGAGAAGATCTTGCACCTGAAGAACATCTGCGATGAGGCGATGACGAAGGCTGAGGAGATGGGACATCGTGTTGGTACGTGCGTTGTGGTGTCGCACATCAACCGGGTGACTCCGGGAAATTCCGCCTGGGATGGGGAGTTTGAT ACCCCATGGACGGACGATCGCGACTTTTGGTGGCACCAGGAGATGGAAGAGGCCGACACGTCTTGCTATCCGGAGTGGATGGCGGCCGAGGATCCGCTGTTTATGCTGTACACCAGTGGATCAACGGGCAAGCCCAAGGGTGTGCTTCACACCACGGCTGGGTATCTTCTGTACGCCGCCACGACCTTTAAGATCGTATTTGACTACAAGCCGCACGACGTCTACTGGTGCACCGCCGATATTGGTTGGATCACCGGCCACACGTACGTGCTGTACGGACCGCTGGCCAACGGTGCCACCTCGGTCATGTTCGAGGGTAGTCCATTCTTCCCGGAGAACGATCGCTACTGGGAAGTTGTGGACAAGTACAAGGTCACGCAGTTCTACACGGCACCGACGGCGATCCGATCGCTGATGAAGTACGGCGATGAGCCGGTCCTGAAGCATGATCTGTCGACGCTGAG AGTCCTTGGAAGTGTTGGTGAACCAATCAACCCGGAGGCATGGATGTGGTACTACAAGGTGGTCGGCAAGGAAAAGTGCTCGATCGTGGACACCTTCTGGCAGACGGAGACCGGCGGACACGTGATCACCCCATTGCCGGGAGCAACCCCAATGAAACCAGGATCTGCT AGCTTCCCATTCTTTGGCGTGAAACCAACCCTGCTGGACGAAAGTGGTAACGAGGTCAAGGGAGAAGGTGAGGGTTACCTCGTGTTTTCTCAACCATGGCCCGGCATGATGAGGACCTTGTTCAACAACCATCCCCGCTACGAGTCAACGTATTTTTCCAAGTTTAACGGATTTTACTGCACCGGAGACG GTGCTCGACGTGACGCCGATGGATACTACTGGGTTACCGGTCGCGTCGACGACATGCTGAACGTTTCCGGCCATCTCATGTCGACGGCCGAGGTCGAGTCCGTACTGACGGAGCACACGCGGGTGTCGGAGGCCGCCGTCGTGTCCCGACCACACCCCGTCAAGGGTGAATGTCTCTACTGCTTCATCACGCCCAACCAGAACGAAGTGTTTGACAAGACCCTGATCAACGAACTGAAGGTTCTCGTCCGGGAACGGATTGGTCCGTTCGCCCAGCCGGACGTGATCCAGCACGCGCCGGGACTTCCGAAGACACGCTCCGGCAAGATTATGCGACGAGTGCTGCGCAAGGTGGCGGTCAACGATCGCGAAATCGGCGACACTTCGACCCTGGCGGACGAAGCGATCATCGAGCAGTTGTTTGCCAACCGGCCGGTAGCTTAA